The following proteins are encoded in a genomic region of Populus trichocarpa isolate Nisqually-1 chromosome 13, P.trichocarpa_v4.1, whole genome shotgun sequence:
- the LOC7474614 gene encoding histone H1-like yields the protein MSATTKAKKPKSPRAYPSFHVMISDAILTLKERTGSSQYAITKFLEEKHKKKLPANFRKLLLVQLKKLVASQKLVKVKNSFKLPSARPAPAKKPQATKAKTAKSKLKKITTTAKPKPRKIATPAKPKPKPRKIATPAKPKPKPKANVAAKPKVKTPVKAKPAAKPKKAIAKPTKVARTKKVASPGKKAVAVKLKSVKRKAAKK from the exons ATGTCTGCAACAACCAAAGCCAAGAAACCCAAATCCCCTCGCGCTTATCCATCTTTCCACGTG ATGATTAGTGATGCAATTTTGACGTTGAAGGAGAGGACAGGATCGAGCCAGTATGCGATAACGAAGTTTCTAGAAGAAAAGCACAAGAAAAAGCTGCCTGCTAATTTCAGAAAACTTTTATTAGTTCAACTCAAGAAACTTGTTGCTTCTCAGAAGCTTGTCAAAGTCAAGAACTCCTTCAAACTACCTTCGGCTCGGCCTGCTCCTGCTAAGAAACCACAAGCCACTAAGGCCAAAACTGCCAAGTCGAAGCTGAAAAAGATAACAACCACTGCCAAGCCGAAGCCGAGAAAGATAGCGACCCCTGCCAAGCCAAAGCCGAAGCCGAGAAAGATAGCGACCCCTGCCAAGCCAAAGCCGAAGCCAAAAGCCAATGTTGCAGCCAAGCCGAAGGTGAAAACTCCTGTGAAAGCGAAGCCGGCTGCTAAGCCAAAGAAGGCGATTGCAAAACCAACTAAGGTAGCGAGGACAAAGAAGGTTGCATCACCGGGGAAGAAGGCTGTAGCGGTGAAGCTCAAGAGTGTGAAGAGAAAAGCAGCGAAGAAGTGA
- the LOC7487681 gene encoding protein WVD2-like 2, with the protein MGRELKCADMEKKPNGLAVKFNGVSHDRVHFAPKLSEGVIKAKEYVEKETAEESEKQDVLGVKSTNFDADVSDEKDEKPEAQKSSDDRNSSSPSLKAGGVGNAHVRQTVPQPFALATDKRVGRNTFTNSNNAQSPATMKNSQQNSPSTARKPLQPDNKKRHDEEDSWSVASSTAASVRTVKSVTVGTAPTFRSAERAAKRKEYYSKLEEKHRALEKERSQAEERTKEEQEAAIRQLRKNMAYKANPVPNFYYEPPPPKVERKKLPLTRPQSPKLNRRKSCSDAVQTSQEEVGKHCARHRHSIGNHKDSTATSTAKAKVQISSQTANGIRKVTGRSKQERVTAEAVPEKTAEPTNADISVQS; encoded by the exons ATGGGGCGGGAACTTAAGTGTGCAGACATGGAGAAGAAGCCAAATGGTCTTGCTGTCAAGTTTAATGGTGTATCTCATGATAGAGTACATTTTGCTCCTAAACTTTCAGAAGGCGTCATCAAAGCAAAGGAATATGTGGAGAAAGAAACTGCTGAAGAATCAGAGAAGCAAGATGTGCTAGGTGTCAAAAGCACAAATTTTGATGCTGACGTGTCTGATGAGAAAGATGAGAAACCTGAAGCTCAAAAATCAAGTGATGATAGAAATTCAAGTTCTCCCTCACTAAAAGCTGGTGGTGTTGGAAATGCTCATGTCCGTCAAACTGTCCCTCAGCCATTTGCTCTGGCAACTGACAAACGTGTTGGCAGGAACACTTTCACAAATTCAAACAATGCTCAGTCCCCTGCTACTATGAAGAATTCACAG CAAAATTCACCTTCTACAGCAAGGAAGCCATTGCAACCTGATAACAAAAAGCGTCATGATGAAGAAGATAGTTGGTCTGTGGCTTCATC TACTGCTGCTTCTGTGCGAACCGTTAAATCTGTAACTGTTGGAACAGCCCCCACATTTAGGTCTGCTGAACGCGCAGCGAAGCGGAaggag TATTATtcaaaattggaagaaaaacacCGAGCTTTGGAAAAAGAGCGAAGCCAGGCTGAGGAAAGGACCAAG GAAGAGCAAGAAGCAGCCATCAGGCAGCTTAGAAAGAACATGGCGTATAAAGCAAATCCGGTACCTAATTTCTACTATGAGCCACCTCCACCCAAGGTTGAACGCAAGAAG TTACCATTGACCCGACCACAATCACCAAAATTAAACAGGAGAAAAAGCTGCAGTGATGCAGTTCAAACATCTCAGGAAGAAGTGGGGAAACATTGTGCTCGCCATCGCCACAGCATCGGTAACCACAAAGATTCAACTGCCACCAGCACTGCCAAAGCTAAGGTTCAGATCAGCTCACAGACTGCTAATGGCATTCGCAAAGTCACAGGCCGATCTAAACAGGAACGTGTTACAGCAGAAGCAGTTCCCGAGAAGACTGCTGAGCCGACAAATGCAGACATCTCTGTTCAGTCATGA
- the LOC7487682 gene encoding uncharacterized protein At2g34160 — MTMETLAVAPTPTPTPTPTPTPTPTTETVNNDTAIALAQQKKNRIQVSNTKKPLFFYVNLAKRYMQQYNEVELSALGMAITTVVTIAEILKNNGLAIEKKVLTSTVGMKDENKGRQIQKAKIEIVLEKSEKFDSLMNAVSSAPEEEAAKDNKDDEKQ; from the exons ATGACGATGGAGACTCTGGCTGTAGCACCCACTCCAACACCAACGCCAACGCCAACGCCAACGCCAACGCCAACAACAGAAACAGTCAACAATGACACAGCAATCGCACTTGCCCAGCAAAAGAAGAACAGGATTCAAGTGTCTAACACCAAGAAACCTCTCTTCTTTTATGTCAATCTCGCCAAG AGGTACATGCAGCAGTATAATGAGGTCGAGCTTTCCGCCTTGGGCATGG CAATCACCACAGTTGTTACAATCGCTGAGATTTTGAAGAACAATGGACTGGCCATCGAGAAGA AGGTTTTGACATCTACTGTTGGCATGAAAGATGAGAACAAAGGACGACAGATTCAGAAGGCTAAG ATTGAGATTGTGTTGGAGAAGTCGGAGAAATTTGATAGTCTGATGAATGCTGTTAGTTCAGCTCCAGAGGAGGAGGCAGCGAAAGATAATAAGGATGATGAGAAACAGTGA
- the LOC7487684 gene encoding flowering locus K homology domain isoform X2, which translates to MADVDQGIGEHEVDHAAVHGVDPAADCVDHPVDHGLDSTDLGLDHGTDHAVDHGVDHITGPGLAVEHDDMDHPTDHHVDPSIDHDVDHPVNHDMDNAIDQVPENNEASKQGHDEDTVSGGGEKRWPGWPGESVFRMLVPAQKVGSIIGRKGEFIKKIVEETRARIKILDGPPGTTERAVMVSAKEEPDSSLPPAMDGLLRVHKRIIDGLDSDSSNTPPTSGAKVSTRLLVPASQAGSLIGKQGGTVKSIQEASTCIVRVLGADLPVFALQDDRVVEVLGEAAGVHKAVELIASHLRKFLVDRSIIPLFEMQMQMSNPSMEQMPPHQSWGPPQPLPPNHGGGPGYGQNPQYMPPPRQLDNYYPPADMPPLMEKQPHQGISAYGREAPMGSHASSNAQAAPSMITQITQQMQIPLSYADAVIGTAGASISYIRRASGATVTIQETRGVPGAMTVEISGTASQVQTAQQLIQNFMAEAGAPAQPQTGGAADQGYNPYSHSSVYASPPSNPEHTGHAGGYGSMYGANYGY; encoded by the exons ATGGCGGATGTTGATCAAGGCATTGGTGAGCATGAAGTGGATCACGCTGCAGTTCATGGTGTGGATCCTGCTGCTGACTGTGTTGATCATCCTGTAGACCATGGTTTGGACTCCACTGACCTTGGATTGGATCATGGCACTGATCATGCTGTAGATCATGGTGTGGATCACATCACAGGTCCTGGATTGGCAGTAGAGCATGATGACATGGATCACCCTACAGATCATCATGTGGATCCTTCTATAGACCATGATGTGGATCACCCTGTGAACCATGACATGGATAATGCTATAGATCAAGTGCCTGAAAATAATGAGGCTTCAAAGCAAGGACATGATGAGGATACAGTCTCTGGAGGTGGTGAGAAGAGGTGGCCTGGATGGCCTGGAGAGAGTGTGTTTCGGATGTTGGTTCCTGCTCAAAAAGTAGGCAGTATCATTGGCCGTAAAGGGGAGTTCATTAAAAAGATAGTCGAGGAGACAAGAGCACGCATTAAGATACTTGATGGTCCTCCAGGGACGACAGAAAGAGCT GTAATGGTATCTGCCAAGGAGGAGCCTGATTCCTCTCTTCCTCCTGCTATGGATGGCCTACTGAGGGTTCACAAACGCATTATTGATGGTTTGGACAGTGATTCTTCTAACACTCCACCAACCAGTGGAGCTAAGGTTTCAACAAGGCTGCTAGTACCAGCCTCACAAGCTGGAAGTTTGATAGGAAAACAAGGAGGAACCGTTAAATCCATCCAAGAGGCATCGACTTGCATAGTTAGAGTTCTTGGTGCAG ACCTTCCAGTTTTTGCTCTTCAAGATGATAGGGTTGTTGAAGTATTGGGGGAAGCAGCTGGAGTGCACAAAGCAGTGGAGTTAATTGCATCTCATCTCAGGAAATTTTTAGTTGACCGAAGTATAATTCCGTTATTTGAAATGCAA ATGCAAATGTCGAATCCTTCAATGGAGCAGATGCCACCACATCAATCATGGGGTCCACCTCAACCCCTTCCTCCAAATCATGGTGGAGGACCTGGTTATGGACAAAATCCCCAATATATGCCACCTCCGCGACAGCTTGACAATTACTACCCTCCTGCTGACATGCCACCTCTAATGGAAAAACAACCTCACCAGGGTATATCTGCATATGGAAGAGAAGCTCCCATGGGTAGCCATGCTTCATCAAATGCCCAAGCTGCACCATCAATGATCACACAg ATTACACAACAAATGCAAATCCCATTATCATATGCTGATGCTGTTATTGGGACAGCTGGTGCAAGTATAAGCTACATTCGACGTGCTAGTGGGGCAACTGTTACTATACAAGAAACTAGAGGTGTTCCTGGGGCAATGACAGTTGAAATCAGTGGAACTGCTTCTCAAGTCCAAACAGCTCAGCAGCTGATACAG AATTTCATGGCTGAAGCTGGAGCCCCAGCACAGCCTCAGACAGGTGGGGCTGCAGACCAAGGATACAATCCTTATTCACACAGTTCAGTGTATGCTTCTCCACCATCCAATCCAGAACACACCGGCCATGCTGGGGGATATGGCTCAATGTATGGTGCAAACTATGGTTACTAG
- the LOC7487684 gene encoding flowering locus K homology domain isoform X1, which produces MADVDQGIGEHEVDHAAVHGVDPAADCVDHPVDHGLDSTDLGLDHGTDHAVDHGVDHITGPGLAVEHDDMDHPTDHHVDPSIDHDVDHPVNHDMDNAIDQVPENNEASKQGHDEDTVSGGGEKRWPGWPGESVFRMLVPAQKVGSIIGRKGEFIKKIVEETRARIKILDGPPGTTERAVMVSAKEEPDSSLPPAMDGLLRVHKRIIDGLDSDSSNTPPTSGAKVSTRLLVPASQAGSLIGKQGGTVKSIQEASTCIVRVLGAEDLPVFALQDDRVVEVLGEAAGVHKAVELIASHLRKFLVDRSIIPLFEMQMQMSNPSMEQMPPHQSWGPPQPLPPNHGGGPGYGQNPQYMPPPRQLDNYYPPADMPPLMEKQPHQGISAYGREAPMGSHASSNAQAAPSMITQITQQMQIPLSYADAVIGTAGASISYIRRASGATVTIQETRGVPGAMTVEISGTASQVQTAQQLIQNFMAEAGAPAQPQTGGAADQGYNPYSHSSVYASPPSNPEHTGHAGGYGSMYGANYGY; this is translated from the exons ATGGCGGATGTTGATCAAGGCATTGGTGAGCATGAAGTGGATCACGCTGCAGTTCATGGTGTGGATCCTGCTGCTGACTGTGTTGATCATCCTGTAGACCATGGTTTGGACTCCACTGACCTTGGATTGGATCATGGCACTGATCATGCTGTAGATCATGGTGTGGATCACATCACAGGTCCTGGATTGGCAGTAGAGCATGATGACATGGATCACCCTACAGATCATCATGTGGATCCTTCTATAGACCATGATGTGGATCACCCTGTGAACCATGACATGGATAATGCTATAGATCAAGTGCCTGAAAATAATGAGGCTTCAAAGCAAGGACATGATGAGGATACAGTCTCTGGAGGTGGTGAGAAGAGGTGGCCTGGATGGCCTGGAGAGAGTGTGTTTCGGATGTTGGTTCCTGCTCAAAAAGTAGGCAGTATCATTGGCCGTAAAGGGGAGTTCATTAAAAAGATAGTCGAGGAGACAAGAGCACGCATTAAGATACTTGATGGTCCTCCAGGGACGACAGAAAGAGCT GTAATGGTATCTGCCAAGGAGGAGCCTGATTCCTCTCTTCCTCCTGCTATGGATGGCCTACTGAGGGTTCACAAACGCATTATTGATGGTTTGGACAGTGATTCTTCTAACACTCCACCAACCAGTGGAGCTAAGGTTTCAACAAGGCTGCTAGTACCAGCCTCACAAGCTGGAAGTTTGATAGGAAAACAAGGAGGAACCGTTAAATCCATCCAAGAGGCATCGACTTGCATAGTTAGAGTTCTTGGTGCAG AAGACCTTCCAGTTTTTGCTCTTCAAGATGATAGGGTTGTTGAAGTATTGGGGGAAGCAGCTGGAGTGCACAAAGCAGTGGAGTTAATTGCATCTCATCTCAGGAAATTTTTAGTTGACCGAAGTATAATTCCGTTATTTGAAATGCAA ATGCAAATGTCGAATCCTTCAATGGAGCAGATGCCACCACATCAATCATGGGGTCCACCTCAACCCCTTCCTCCAAATCATGGTGGAGGACCTGGTTATGGACAAAATCCCCAATATATGCCACCTCCGCGACAGCTTGACAATTACTACCCTCCTGCTGACATGCCACCTCTAATGGAAAAACAACCTCACCAGGGTATATCTGCATATGGAAGAGAAGCTCCCATGGGTAGCCATGCTTCATCAAATGCCCAAGCTGCACCATCAATGATCACACAg ATTACACAACAAATGCAAATCCCATTATCATATGCTGATGCTGTTATTGGGACAGCTGGTGCAAGTATAAGCTACATTCGACGTGCTAGTGGGGCAACTGTTACTATACAAGAAACTAGAGGTGTTCCTGGGGCAATGACAGTTGAAATCAGTGGAACTGCTTCTCAAGTCCAAACAGCTCAGCAGCTGATACAG AATTTCATGGCTGAAGCTGGAGCCCCAGCACAGCCTCAGACAGGTGGGGCTGCAGACCAAGGATACAATCCTTATTCACACAGTTCAGTGTATGCTTCTCCACCATCCAATCCAGAACACACCGGCCATGCTGGGGGATATGGCTCAATGTATGGTGCAAACTATGGTTACTAG
- the LOC7487685 gene encoding protein LEAD-SENSITIVE 1 isoform X1: MIVEEEVPPILQVEHGIAGWDIRLIPEGLHIYVHRPLYTHHGIYIGDGKAIHFVGPKAGPTRACKKCGFSRNTGHGVVETCLECFLDGGFLCRYNYDVPRMILSITSHTMCPNCTTTERSKSGSEIVETAKEKLKEGFGKYNLLSNNCEHFATFCSTGTAFSQQVKHTAALAASPLLPPAPRLLMFYRNNI; this comes from the exons ATGATAGTAGAAGAAGAAGTTCCCCCAATATTACAGGTCGAGCATGGCATTGCTGGTTGGGATATTAGACTCATACCAGAGGGTCTCCATATCTATGTGCATCGGCCTTTGTACACCCACCATG GGATATATATAGGCGATGGGAAGGCCATTCACTTCGTAGGCCCAAAAGCCGGACCCACAAGGGCTTGCAAAAAATGTGGCTTCTCAAGAAATACGGGCCATGGAGTGGTGGAAACTTGTCTTGAGTGCTTCCTCGACGGAGGATTCCTCTGTCGATATAATTATGATGTGCCCAGAATGATTCTTAGTATCACTTCTCATACCATGTGCCCTAATTGCACCACCACCGAGAGATCGAAATCGGGGAGTGAAATTGTTGAGACTgcaaaagaaaagttgaaagaAGGTTTCGGCAAATATAACCTCCTGTCTAACAACTGTGAGCACTTCGCAACATTCTGCAGTACAGGAACTGCCTTCAGTCAGCAAGTTAAACATACAGCAGCACTTGCTGCAAGCCCTCTTCTGCCGCCAGCTCCTCGTTTGCTTATGTTTTACAGGAACAACATTTAA
- the LOC7487685 gene encoding protein LEAD-SENSITIVE 1 isoform X3: MALLVGILDSYQRVSISMCIGLCTPTMAGIYIGDGKAIHFVGPKAGPTRACKKCGFSRNTGHGVVETCLECFLDGGFLCRYNYDVPRMILSITSHTMCPNCTTTERSKSGSEIVETAKEKLKEGFGKYNLLSNNCEHFATFCSTGTAFSQQVKHTAALAASPLLPPAPRLLMFYRNNI, translated from the exons ATGGCATTGCTGGTTGGGATATTAGACTCATACCAGAGGGTCTCCATATCTATGTGCATCGGCCTTTGTACACCCACCATG GCAGGGATATATATAGGCGATGGGAAGGCCATTCACTTCGTAGGCCCAAAAGCCGGACCCACAAGGGCTTGCAAAAAATGTGGCTTCTCAAGAAATACGGGCCATGGAGTGGTGGAAACTTGTCTTGAGTGCTTCCTCGACGGAGGATTCCTCTGTCGATATAATTATGATGTGCCCAGAATGATTCTTAGTATCACTTCTCATACCATGTGCCCTAATTGCACCACCACCGAGAGATCGAAATCGGGGAGTGAAATTGTTGAGACTgcaaaagaaaagttgaaagaAGGTTTCGGCAAATATAACCTCCTGTCTAACAACTGTGAGCACTTCGCAACATTCTGCAGTACAGGAACTGCCTTCAGTCAGCAAGTTAAACATACAGCAGCACTTGCTGCAAGCCCTCTTCTGCCGCCAGCTCCTCGTTTGCTTATGTTTTACAGGAACAACATTTAA
- the LOC7487685 gene encoding protein LEAD-SENSITIVE 1 isoform X2, whose protein sequence is MIVEEEVPPILQVEHGIAGWDIRLIPEGLHIYVHRPLYTHHGDGKAIHFVGPKAGPTRACKKCGFSRNTGHGVVETCLECFLDGGFLCRYNYDVPRMILSITSHTMCPNCTTTERSKSGSEIVETAKEKLKEGFGKYNLLSNNCEHFATFCSTGTAFSQQVKHTAALAASPLLPPAPRLLMFYRNNI, encoded by the exons ATGATAGTAGAAGAAGAAGTTCCCCCAATATTACAGGTCGAGCATGGCATTGCTGGTTGGGATATTAGACTCATACCAGAGGGTCTCCATATCTATGTGCATCGGCCTTTGTACACCCACCATG GCGATGGGAAGGCCATTCACTTCGTAGGCCCAAAAGCCGGACCCACAAGGGCTTGCAAAAAATGTGGCTTCTCAAGAAATACGGGCCATGGAGTGGTGGAAACTTGTCTTGAGTGCTTCCTCGACGGAGGATTCCTCTGTCGATATAATTATGATGTGCCCAGAATGATTCTTAGTATCACTTCTCATACCATGTGCCCTAATTGCACCACCACCGAGAGATCGAAATCGGGGAGTGAAATTGTTGAGACTgcaaaagaaaagttgaaagaAGGTTTCGGCAAATATAACCTCCTGTCTAACAACTGTGAGCACTTCGCAACATTCTGCAGTACAGGAACTGCCTTCAGTCAGCAAGTTAAACATACAGCAGCACTTGCTGCAAGCCCTCTTCTGCCGCCAGCTCCTCGTTTGCTTATGTTTTACAGGAACAACATTTAA